Proteins encoded in a region of the Enterococcus gilvus ATCC BAA-350 genome:
- the arcC gene encoding carbamate kinase, translating into MGLNVIALGGNAILDTIPTDEGQKEVVRKVASDIIEFIALGEQVVICHGNGPQVGNLLIQQKAGDSEKTPMMKLDSNVAMTEGSIGYWIQQAVQNELQKRNIQKSVVSVITQVEVDTKDPSFEEPTKPIGPFYTKAEADEKMAAGDGTYQEDSGRGYRKVIASPKPKRIVEKEAILSLVDAGIITICVGGGGIPVIKNEQGEYEGVEAVIDKDLSANHLAKEIKADRLIILTGVDNIYINYNQPNQKKLEKLTIAEAKRYIQENQFPAGSMLPKVESAIDFVQESKKREAVITSIENLSNIVDGYGTRISCS; encoded by the coding sequence ATGGGATTAAATGTGATAGCTTTAGGCGGAAATGCCATTTTAGATACCATTCCAACTGACGAGGGACAAAAGGAGGTCGTACGCAAAGTCGCGTCAGATATTATCGAATTCATTGCATTAGGAGAACAAGTCGTTATCTGCCATGGGAATGGTCCACAGGTCGGGAATCTGCTGATCCAGCAAAAAGCGGGAGACTCAGAAAAGACCCCTATGATGAAGCTGGATTCCAATGTGGCGATGACAGAAGGCAGTATCGGCTATTGGATTCAGCAAGCGGTCCAAAACGAATTGCAAAAGAGAAACATTCAGAAATCTGTCGTTAGTGTCATCACACAAGTAGAAGTGGACACGAAAGACCCTTCCTTCGAAGAACCAACGAAACCCATCGGCCCGTTTTATACAAAGGCGGAAGCAGACGAGAAAATGGCGGCTGGAGATGGCACGTATCAAGAGGATTCAGGGCGCGGGTATCGCAAAGTCATTGCGTCACCAAAACCAAAGCGGATCGTTGAAAAAGAAGCGATCTTGTCTTTGGTGGATGCAGGGATCATTACGATCTGTGTTGGTGGCGGCGGGATTCCCGTGATCAAAAACGAGCAGGGAGAATACGAAGGGGTCGAAGCGGTCATTGATAAAGATTTGTCTGCCAACCATTTAGCAAAAGAAATCAAGGCAGATCGTTTAATTATTTTGACGGGAGTTGATAATATTTACATCAACTACAATCAACCGAATCAAAAGAAATTAGAAAAGCTGACGATCGCTGAAGCCAAGCGCTACATCCAAGAAAATCAATTTCCAGCGGGAAGTATGCTGCCTAAAGTAGAATCGGCGATTGATTTTGTTCAGGAAAGCAAAAAACGTGAAGCTGTGATCACCTCGATCGAGAATTTAAGCAATATCGTAGATGGTTATGGAACAAGGATAAGTTGTTCATAA
- a CDS encoding citrate transporter has protein sequence MLLIGATSGINAYAAEALDKVTAPTGFQALLVIVPLILVLVLLFLKVDMIIAGLVAGVLAMVIGGISLADANAQLLETIPSMLSITVPIINSAIAMAVFKAGSYSAALTLAKRGTKGKVEYVSAFIVILLAAATYMSGIGGGSAMVIAPLAFAAVGVVPELIAAMSLSAAVSFTTSPASLESSIVSKLGDVSVSDYVSTMRPYWLLFVVLAIILAFWGTKRRKIGFKESADDVFDKKTNGELFKLTLPAIFLLFAVIFGPIVNELIGFTLFTPLVYMVLTLALVFICTDFSMNQSVEAMVDGSTYILTRLFQVGIFLAFINVIAQTGTFAVIAGVAQNAPEFVVVPVAILTGVLIGVPAGAYVGSVLTLVLPVAVSLGFPPLALGFVTIGVGLGSQMSFVNITMQALSSGFQIPILDVVKGNIKWLSMASVLLLVIGLIFG, from the coding sequence ATGTTGCTGATTGGCGCGACATCAGGAATCAACGCATACGCTGCTGAGGCTTTGGATAAAGTAACTGCACCGACAGGTTTTCAAGCCCTATTGGTCATTGTCCCGTTGATCTTAGTATTGGTATTGCTGTTTTTGAAAGTAGATATGATCATTGCCGGGTTGGTTGCGGGTGTCTTAGCCATGGTGATCGGAGGGATCAGCTTGGCCGATGCCAATGCTCAATTATTGGAGACGATCCCTTCCATGTTGAGCATCACTGTCCCAATCATCAACTCAGCGATCGCCATGGCTGTGTTTAAGGCAGGAAGCTATTCTGCCGCATTGACGTTGGCGAAACGCGGAACAAAAGGAAAAGTGGAATATGTCTCTGCCTTTATTGTCATCTTGTTAGCGGCTGCAACGTATATGTCGGGGATCGGCGGCGGAAGCGCCATGGTTATTGCTCCCTTGGCATTTGCTGCAGTCGGTGTCGTACCTGAGTTGATCGCGGCAATGTCGCTTTCAGCAGCCGTGTCATTTACAACGTCTCCAGCTTCATTAGAATCAAGTATCGTCTCTAAATTAGGCGATGTCAGTGTGAGTGATTATGTATCAACGATGCGTCCTTATTGGTTGCTGTTTGTAGTTCTGGCAATTATTTTGGCTTTTTGGGGAACGAAACGTCGGAAGATCGGTTTTAAAGAATCTGCCGATGATGTCTTTGATAAAAAAACAAATGGCGAATTGTTCAAATTGACGTTGCCTGCGATCTTTTTACTGTTTGCAGTCATCTTTGGACCCATCGTGAATGAGCTGATCGGTTTTACACTCTTCACGCCGTTGGTCTATATGGTCTTGACGTTGGCGTTAGTATTTATTTGTACAGATTTTTCCATGAACCAATCGGTCGAAGCAATGGTAGATGGCTCGACGTATATCTTGACGCGCTTGTTCCAAGTGGGAATCTTCTTAGCCTTCATCAACGTGATCGCTCAAACAGGCACCTTTGCGGTAATTGCCGGAGTGGCTCAGAACGCACCAGAATTTGTCGTGGTCCCTGTGGCGATCCTGACAGGTGTGTTGATCGGGGTACCGGCAGGAGCGTATGTAGGGTCCGTCTTGACCTTAGTACTGCCAGTAGCCGTATCCTTAGGATTCCCGCCGTTGGCTTTAGGCTTTGTGACGATCGGCGTAGGCTTGGGCAGTCAAATGAGTTTCGTAAATATAACGATGCAGGCCTTATCATCCGGCTTCCAGATTCCTATTCTGGATGTCGTAAAGGGCAATATCAAGTGGTTGAGCATGGCGTCTGTCTTACTGTTGGTCATTGGCTTGATCTTTGGTTAA
- a CDS encoding amidohydrolase family protein, protein MDLLIKQARLADDEELQDIAIENGKITEIAPQINGTAKEVIEAAGRVLIPGLVESHIHLDKALIADREPNKSGTLKEAIEVTAKLKPTFTEEDVYTRAKEALEMIIRRGATAVRTHSEFDPAQGFTGFNMIMKLKEEYKDRIDMQVVAFPQEGIFKAPGTEKMMYEAMDMGADVVGGIPYNDAPANEHIDLVFEIAKKYDKDIDLHQDFADEADDTSIEYLCDRILEEGYEGRVSVGHLTALHAMPKEQLDRVIDKMAKAKINVMPLPATDLHLGARNDEYNVRRGVTPIRKLRDAGVNVCLATNNIRNAFTPYGNGDLIQIAMLAIPVGHLGGADDLPTVLPMITENPAKALGLKDYGIGVGKKADLILLDTKVKANAIIDVPERLYVIKNGRVTVKVDHHVSIVE, encoded by the coding sequence ATGGATTTATTAATCAAACAGGCAAGACTCGCTGATGACGAAGAATTGCAGGATATCGCTATCGAGAATGGGAAAATCACAGAAATTGCGCCGCAAATCAACGGAACAGCGAAAGAAGTCATTGAAGCTGCGGGGCGTGTGCTGATTCCCGGATTGGTGGAAAGCCATATCCATTTAGACAAAGCATTGATCGCGGATCGTGAACCGAACAAATCTGGAACATTAAAAGAAGCGATCGAGGTAACGGCGAAGCTGAAGCCGACGTTTACGGAAGAAGATGTGTACACACGTGCCAAAGAAGCGTTGGAAATGATCATTCGCCGTGGTGCAACAGCGGTGAGAACACATTCAGAGTTTGATCCGGCACAAGGATTCACGGGCTTCAACATGATCATGAAGCTTAAAGAAGAATACAAAGATCGGATCGATATGCAAGTCGTAGCCTTTCCTCAAGAAGGCATCTTCAAAGCTCCTGGAACGGAAAAAATGATGTATGAAGCAATGGACATGGGGGCAGACGTGGTAGGGGGAATTCCTTATAACGATGCACCTGCCAATGAGCATATTGATCTGGTGTTTGAGATCGCGAAGAAATACGACAAGGACATTGATCTGCATCAGGATTTTGCAGATGAAGCGGACGACACCTCAATCGAGTATCTCTGTGATAGGATCCTTGAGGAAGGCTATGAAGGACGCGTTTCGGTAGGACATTTGACCGCATTGCACGCGATGCCGAAGGAACAGTTGGATCGGGTGATCGATAAGATGGCAAAAGCCAAGATCAATGTGATGCCATTACCGGCAACAGACCTTCATCTCGGTGCACGCAATGATGAATACAATGTTCGTCGAGGGGTGACACCGATTCGTAAATTGCGCGACGCGGGTGTCAATGTTTGTTTAGCAACAAATAATATCCGTAATGCGTTTACTCCGTATGGCAATGGCGACTTGATTCAAATCGCGATGTTGGCGATCCCTGTAGGACATTTAGGCGGGGCGGATGATTTACCGACGGTGTTGCCGATGATCACTGAAAATCCAGCGAAAGCATTAGGTTTGAAGGATTACGGGATCGGTGTCGGGAAAAAGGCCGATTTGATTTTATTGGATACAAAAGTAAAAGCCAATGCGATCATTGATGTGCCAGAAAGATTGTATGTGATCAAAAATGGTCGTGTGACAGTAAAAGTAGACCACCACGTGTCCATCGTAGAGTAG
- a CDS encoding DUF2877 domain-containing protein, with translation MKPNAARISTYLLPIDRFGTVGKVHSVFDQSLNLSVKDQLINLTASGEFLSSFGIQLSQETFRQLRPFCQQGNVVKLAEDSITVYDASGIEKVVFSEVLPVSLKVRAMVYEGSILERLKRILLEEQLETRLGLVLGEKERVYSEFLRNLDQESCDWNELVTYFVGRGKGLTPSGDDLLMGYLFMLRSYEPPFLDKLAEPLAAAQKRTTDVSGNYLAAMLSGYASSPFIALQQALQRESSEAELASVVEGLLAIGHTSGSDTCYGLLLGIEAVQNYQKELDANH, from the coding sequence ATGAAACCTAACGCAGCACGCATCAGCACATATTTGCTGCCGATAGATCGTTTCGGTACGGTGGGAAAAGTACACAGTGTATTCGATCAGTCGTTGAATCTGAGCGTCAAGGATCAGCTGATCAATCTGACCGCCTCAGGAGAATTCTTATCTAGTTTTGGTATCCAGCTTTCTCAAGAAACGTTTCGCCAGCTCCGCCCCTTTTGTCAGCAAGGCAATGTGGTCAAACTCGCTGAAGATTCAATCACGGTCTATGATGCTTCAGGGATCGAAAAGGTAGTCTTCTCTGAAGTCCTTCCTGTCTCGCTGAAGGTGAGAGCGATGGTCTATGAAGGAAGCATCCTTGAACGGTTAAAACGGATTTTATTAGAGGAACAATTAGAAACACGGTTAGGACTGGTTCTTGGAGAAAAAGAGCGCGTCTATAGTGAATTTCTCAGGAATCTCGATCAGGAGTCCTGCGATTGGAACGAGCTGGTCACCTATTTTGTCGGAAGGGGAAAAGGGCTGACACCTAGCGGAGACGATCTTCTGATGGGGTACTTATTTATGCTTCGGTCGTACGAGCCTCCCTTCCTGGATAAGTTGGCAGAACCGCTTGCTGCGGCGCAAAAGCGGACAACAGACGTGAGTGGGAATTATTTAGCAGCGATGCTCTCAGGCTATGCCAGCTCTCCCTTCATCGCGTTGCAGCAGGCCTTGCAGCGGGAAAGCTCTGAGGCTGAGTTGGCTTCTGTCGTGGAGGGCTTGCTGGCGATCGGACATACTTCCGGCAGTGATACCTGTTATGGCCTGCTTCTAGGCATCGAGGCGGTACAAAACTACCAAAAAGAACTGGATGCGAATCATTGA
- a CDS encoding ABC transporter permease produces MSNLYLTALKSLAAKETNRYLRIWVQTLVPPVITTSLYFVIFGNLIGGRIGDMAGFSYMEFIVPGLIMMSAITSSYANVSSSFFSQKFQKNIEEILVAPVPTHIIIWGFVAGGVGRSVLVGTLVTIISLFFVTLHVYSWVIVVVTLLMTAILFSLAGLLNGIFAQSFDDVSIVPTFVLQPLTYLGGVFYAISMLPPFWQGVSKINPIVYMISGFRYGFLGVMDVSIVVSLSILVLFIVVLYSVCWYLIDRGRGLRS; encoded by the coding sequence ATGTCTAATCTTTATCTCACTGCCCTAAAAAGTTTGGCAGCTAAGGAAACCAATCGCTACTTGCGAATCTGGGTGCAGACACTGGTGCCGCCAGTGATCACCACGTCGCTATATTTCGTCATCTTTGGAAACTTGATCGGCGGACGGATCGGAGACATGGCGGGCTTTTCCTACATGGAATTTATCGTGCCCGGCCTGATCATGATGTCTGCGATCACCAGCTCTTATGCAAATGTCTCTTCTTCCTTCTTCTCTCAGAAATTCCAGAAGAACATCGAAGAGATCCTTGTCGCTCCGGTTCCGACCCACATCATCATCTGGGGGTTCGTCGCAGGCGGTGTCGGCCGCAGCGTCTTGGTGGGGACACTCGTGACCATCATCTCACTCTTCTTTGTGACGCTGCATGTCTATTCTTGGGTGATCGTCGTCGTTACGCTGCTGATGACAGCGATCCTGTTCTCATTAGCAGGTTTGCTGAATGGGATCTTCGCTCAATCGTTTGATGATGTCTCGATCGTACCAACCTTTGTATTACAGCCGTTAACGTACCTTGGCGGTGTTTTCTACGCGATTTCGATGCTGCCGCCTTTTTGGCAAGGCGTATCAAAGATCAATCCGATCGTTTACATGATCTCCGGCTTCCGCTATGGTTTCCTCGGTGTCATGGATGTATCGATCGTTGTCTCTCTGTCGATCTTAGTCCTGTTTATCGTTGTTCTATATAGCGTCTGCTGGTATCTGATCGATCGCGGACGTGGATTAAGAAGCTAA
- a CDS encoding ABC transporter ATP-binding protein — protein sequence MTNALEIKDLKKRYATGVEALKGIDLVVEEGDFYALLGPNGAGKSTTIGIITSLVNKTSGNVSVFGYDLDKQLVMAKQQIGLVPQEFNFNPFETVQQIVVNQAGYYGVPRKEAMIRSEKYLKQSDLWEKRNVRARMLSGGMKRRLMIARALMHEPKLLILDEPTAGVDIELRREMWTFLRELNENGTTIILTTHYLEEAEMLCRNIGIIQSGELIENTSMKSLLAKLQFETFIFDLEPYDTQPTINGFKHTFSDKQTLEVEVVRDQGINELFEQLTNQGIKVLSMRNKSNRLEELFLKITEENHV from the coding sequence ATGACCAATGCATTAGAAATAAAAGACCTAAAAAAAAGATACGCGACAGGCGTTGAAGCGCTAAAAGGCATTGATCTCGTCGTTGAAGAAGGCGACTTTTATGCTTTATTGGGACCGAATGGGGCTGGAAAATCGACCACGATCGGCATCATCACCTCTTTAGTCAACAAAACCTCCGGCAACGTGAGCGTCTTCGGCTACGATCTAGACAAGCAGCTCGTTATGGCGAAGCAGCAGATTGGCTTAGTCCCGCAAGAATTCAACTTCAATCCCTTCGAGACCGTCCAACAGATCGTTGTCAACCAAGCGGGATACTATGGGGTTCCTCGGAAAGAAGCCATGATCCGTAGTGAAAAATACTTGAAGCAGTCCGACTTGTGGGAAAAACGCAACGTCCGAGCACGGATGCTTTCAGGCGGGATGAAGCGTCGTTTGATGATCGCACGTGCACTGATGCATGAACCGAAGCTGTTGATCTTGGATGAACCAACCGCTGGCGTGGATATCGAATTGCGTCGTGAAATGTGGACGTTCCTTAGAGAATTGAACGAAAATGGAACAACGATCATCTTGACGACCCACTATTTAGAAGAAGCAGAAATGCTTTGCCGCAACATCGGAATCATCCAATCAGGAGAATTGATCGAAAATACCAGTATGAAATCCTTATTGGCAAAATTACAATTCGAAACTTTTATCTTCGATTTAGAACCTTACGACACGCAACCAACGATCAATGGTTTCAAGCACACCTTTTCGGACAAGCAGACGCTTGAAGTCGAAGTCGTGCGGGATCAAGGGATCAACGAACTGTTTGAACAATTAACAAACCAAGGAATCAAGGTCCTTTCTATGCGGAATAAATCCAACCGCTTAGAAGAACTATTCCTGAAGATCACGGAGGAAAATCATGTCTAA
- a CDS encoding chromate transporter, with the protein MELFWTFLKIGLFSIGGGYAIIPLIQEQVVTQQGWLSEKVFSDIITISQMTPGPLAVNTSTFVGMQLNGITGAIVATVGCILGGCLISIGLYQFFQKHQDSLYVSTALKSLKASSVGLIMSAGFTILLLTFFETSDFSSSMLAHFDWKAAILFLVSLILLRKFKPNPILLMCFAGVVGFFIY; encoded by the coding sequence ATGGAATTATTCTGGACATTTTTAAAAATCGGCTTATTCAGTATCGGCGGCGGGTATGCCATCATTCCGCTGATCCAGGAGCAAGTCGTCACGCAGCAAGGTTGGCTCAGTGAAAAAGTCTTCAGTGACATCATCACGATTTCGCAAATGACGCCCGGGCCATTAGCCGTCAATACGTCTACCTTCGTGGGGATGCAGCTAAACGGGATCACTGGCGCTATCGTAGCTACTGTCGGCTGTATTTTAGGCGGCTGCCTCATCTCTATCGGCCTGTATCAATTTTTCCAAAAGCACCAAGACTCCCTTTATGTTTCCACCGCCTTGAAAAGCTTGAAGGCCTCCTCCGTAGGCTTGATCATGTCCGCAGGGTTCACGATCCTGCTCCTGACCTTTTTTGAGACCTCTGACTTTTCCAGCAGCATGCTCGCCCACTTTGATTGGAAGGCCGCGATCCTGTTTCTTGTTTCCTTGATTCTGCTGCGCAAGTTCAAGCCCAACCCGATCCTCTTGATGTGCTTCGCCGGAGTTGTCGGCTTCTTTATCTATTAA
- a CDS encoding chromate transporter, with protein MTKLKFYLWLAGINLFISTFTFGGGYVVVPMIRKYYVEGKDLFSNDELIEMAAVAQSSPGAIAINLSVLAGKKVAGMLGVFISAICAIIPPLVILGLISNWYAAFAANVTVMAVLKGMQACVTALIIDLVIDMYQLIRQENSKLLSLLVPVAFIANAFFNLNVVYILVFSVGICLLHTYRQQQTREV; from the coding sequence ATGACAAAACTCAAATTTTATTTATGGCTAGCAGGAATCAATTTATTCATCAGTACCTTCACCTTTGGCGGCGGCTATGTGGTGGTCCCCATGATTCGGAAGTATTATGTCGAAGGAAAAGACCTGTTCTCCAATGATGAATTGATCGAAATGGCGGCAGTGGCGCAGTCCTCTCCCGGTGCGATCGCCATTAATCTAAGCGTATTAGCCGGAAAAAAAGTCGCGGGTATGCTGGGTGTTTTCATCAGCGCCATCTGTGCCATCATTCCGCCGCTCGTCATTTTAGGATTGATCTCAAATTGGTATGCGGCTTTTGCGGCCAATGTAACGGTGATGGCTGTCTTAAAAGGCATGCAAGCCTGTGTCACGGCTCTGATCATTGATTTGGTGATCGATATGTATCAATTGATCCGACAAGAAAACTCTAAATTATTGAGTTTACTGGTGCCTGTCGCCTTCATCGCAAATGCCTTTTTCAACTTGAATGTGGTCTATATTTTAGTATTCAGTGTCGGGATCTGTCTCCTTCACACCTATCGCCAACAGCAAACAAGGGAGGTCTGA
- a CDS encoding LysR family transcriptional regulator: MNYKQCVIFREIAKTQNFTKAANQLYMTQSAISHAVKDLEEEAGTQLFERLHRSVKLTPAGALFLREIQPIIEAFESVEARLPSLEKQPPVTIASCITYAQIALPQLLHCFTKTHPDVHFKVQVFPASESITRLESGEADLAFIEGHVLQSSFQAKKIAEYRLCVVAAPAAEVTEVSFAELLQQPLLLRERGSAVRETFESAAVLKGYKLFPLWESIDSQALLSAVKGGFGLSVLPYPLVQEAIQQGKVKEVKVKDWRSVNDISVVMRKSRYHFQVLSEFWQALDAVDELPPNV, translated from the coding sequence ATGAATTACAAGCAATGTGTCATTTTTCGCGAGATTGCGAAAACGCAAAATTTTACCAAGGCGGCCAATCAGCTATATATGACACAATCGGCCATTTCTCATGCAGTCAAAGATTTGGAGGAGGAGGCGGGGACACAGCTTTTTGAACGACTGCACCGCAGTGTCAAGCTGACGCCTGCTGGCGCGTTGTTTTTGCGGGAGATCCAGCCGATCATAGAAGCCTTTGAATCAGTAGAGGCGCGCTTGCCCAGTCTGGAAAAGCAGCCGCCGGTAACGATCGCTTCGTGCATCACCTATGCGCAGATCGCCTTGCCCCAGTTGCTGCACTGTTTCACGAAGACGCATCCAGACGTTCACTTTAAGGTGCAGGTCTTTCCAGCTTCTGAATCGATCACTCGGCTGGAAAGCGGAGAGGCAGATCTAGCCTTTATTGAAGGGCATGTCTTGCAGAGCTCTTTTCAGGCGAAAAAGATCGCGGAGTATCGCCTCTGTGTCGTCGCCGCGCCCGCAGCGGAAGTGACCGAAGTCAGCTTTGCGGAACTTTTACAGCAGCCGTTACTTCTTCGTGAACGCGGGAGTGCTGTTCGGGAGACGTTTGAGTCTGCGGCGGTATTAAAAGGCTACAAGCTTTTTCCGCTTTGGGAGAGCATTGATTCGCAGGCGCTTCTTTCAGCGGTCAAAGGGGGATTCGGTCTCTCTGTGCTGCCGTATCCCTTGGTTCAAGAAGCGATCCAGCAGGGGAAAGTGAAGGAAGTAAAGGTCAAAGACTGGCGCTCGGTTAATGATATTTCTGTCGTGATGCGAAAGAGCCGCTACCATTTTCAGGTGTTGTCTGAATTTTGGCAGGCACTGGATGCAGTGGATGAATTGCCGCCAAATGTTTAA
- a CDS encoding DUF975 family protein, with amino-acid sequence MKTTAELKAEAKEALRGKWGQAVILNLIPTLLTVAIVFFFLLSGVIAYIIHGGGDSTSMFSYASDYNQSSASGGGTGIISSIISALFMSGISWTYLDLLRGERTHIEPLKDAFRGFQGVFLGGVILLALLTSIFTSLWTLLFIIPGIVKAYAYSQSYFIYYDQIQQTGEKPKVLDTITASRRLMDGHKGRLFWLDVTFIGWYLVTALTLGIAYLWLAPYISATKAAFYEDLQQNI; translated from the coding sequence ATGAAGACGACTGCTGAATTAAAAGCGGAAGCGAAAGAAGCGTTGAGAGGGAAATGGGGACAAGCGGTTATTTTGAATCTTATCCCAACATTGTTGACGGTAGCGATAGTATTTTTCTTCCTGTTATCTGGCGTGATCGCCTACATTATCCATGGCGGAGGAGATAGCACCAGCATGTTCTCCTATGCTTCGGATTACAATCAAAGCAGTGCGAGTGGCGGAGGAACTGGGATCATTTCCTCGATCATCAGTGCATTGTTCATGAGTGGGATTTCTTGGACTTATTTAGATTTATTACGGGGAGAACGCACGCATATCGAACCATTGAAGGATGCATTTCGTGGATTCCAAGGCGTATTCCTTGGCGGAGTGATCTTGTTAGCCTTGCTTACGAGCATTTTTACTTCTTTATGGACATTGCTATTTATCATTCCGGGGATCGTAAAAGCGTACGCGTATTCTCAAAGCTACTTTATCTACTATGATCAGATCCAACAAACGGGAGAAAAACCGAAAGTATTGGATACGATCACTGCAAGCCGCCGCTTGATGGACGGTCACAAGGGCCGCCTCTTCTGGCTGGACGTGACATTTATCGGTTGGTACCTTGTCACAGCGTTGACATTAGGGATCGCTTATTTATGGTTGGCACCGTATATCTCAGCTACTAAAGCTGCCTTTTATGAAGACTTACAACAAAATATCTAA